From the genome of Solanum lycopersicum chromosome 12, SLM_r2.1:
TCAATCACACTGCGATGACCCGGGTCAACTGGATTGTGAAGGCAGCATAATCACGGACCCGCTGGGCTTCTAGTGGGCTCTCTCTTGTGATGTGGAAAAAAATGCTCTATTTAATAAATAGCCAAatttaataaagttttaaaGTTTAGTCACATCAAAAATTTAATTGGTCTAAAGTTTTAAACTTTGAATATACAAGCTCGAAGTTGGATATAGTAACGGAAAATTAGACGAAAGTTCGACTTTAAAAATTGACGTATCAAACTTGAATCATTTCgtatgaataatatattaaaagactCAAAATATTAAGAGGAGATCATATCTAAATTTTGGAACTGTTTAGAGGATATTTGAACTAGTTgggaattgaaaaaaaaatcgaacAATGTATACTTTATTGTATCAACATTattagacatatatatatatatatacacacacatgttaGAAACATATTATACATCATTTGTATACACGATTATACACTTTTTATGCAATGAtacgttatatatatatatatatcaagagCTTTGTTCTTGCGGGTTGTGTCATGAGATGTTTTGATGTTCAGTTAATCTGACGCGAAATCCGTGCTTGATGTTTTCTttggaatttgaaaaaaaacctGCAATGTTCGTGATCAAGTATTTTCAGTAAGATTTCCAACGAATTTATATTCCGTTTCACAAATAATCTTAGTTTATTAGACTATAGCAAGGCAGAAGAGTTTTTAGTTCACATATTCTTACAGAACTATGTATCTCAATACTTTTGCATTAAAGATAACTAAATTGCTTATAAAACATTGATAACTACACAAATGATGACACTATTAGTAATATCTTGTCTGTATAAAAAGAAAACTATGAACATGCTCAATTTATACTCAAAATGTAGATCCACATTATGATGTATCATTTGGCAATCCTTCACAAAGTAGGAGCAAGGTTACGTCCCTCTATCTTTCTCCACTTAAAGTTCGAGTTTTCGTTCAAATATCAATACATTTACCTTTCTCAGAAACAAGAAATCCCAACATGTAAGGGATTAAAGTTTTACATTGAATTTCAGGATCATCTGTACAGTAAACTCTTATTCCATCATGTAATTACAGGATATGAGTTTGCAGTTATAAAGCCATTACAACTGAAGAAAGTATAGAGTCTATACAGCAAACAATATATTATTGGACACCTTCGCGCCAATCTTACTTTTCGATATGCACAAGAAAGTATGAGAAATAAACCAGAGGAGTTCAGAAAAGCCTTTACATCTTCTGCTGAGCTTCTCCTAAATATGTCAAAGCCCCGAGTTCCTGACAGAATGGTGAAATTCTAAGCAGAGAAACTAACAAACCGGAAAAATTAAGGAACACTTACAGAATAGGCATCGAGTTCAAGAAATAAATGAAGACTGTTGAGGCTTGTGAACATAAACATGTCATGATATTTGTGTGGCTATAAAAACTTCTCATCAAGGATAAAACAGAAGTTCGACTTAAATTGTTTCTAAGTTCAGAAAGTTATTATTGGAACAGACTAAAAAAAAGTGTTGCCACATAAACTGGAATTGGGGGTGGGGGATCAGACAATCAGCATACATTCATAACTCATTCCCTTCACTCTCGTAAGAAAATGGATCTTGGACCTAACTCAATCGCAAAAAGCTAGCTCAAAAGGTGAGGATTTcccaaatcaaattaaagagaCCACTCATTCCTTAAAGGGCCGCGATGTGGGACTCTTTCAGAACTCGAAAAAACGAAGGATGCGGGGAGGagacaaataaataaacttgtacattgaaagaaatgaaGAATTTACCTCAAAGAGTTTCACAGATGCTGTTGCTTCTTTGTCATTTTAACAATTGTTCCCCACTTGGAATCACTGGGTAGTGGCTTAGAAGACTGGTTATTAGGATTCAGTCCTGTCCCGATATAAGCCCGTGAAGATGCATTCTTTGTGGATAAAGAAGGCAAAGTGCGGCAAAGCCATGAATCTGATGGAGATTTCGGTAAAGGTGGTGGAGCAAGAAACTCTGGGTGCACTTTGCATGAGTCCTCTAACTTTTCTCTTCTCGGAATTggctttctatttttttctacaCCATCACTGTCAGACTTTGCTAAGGTCGTTGTATCTTGGTAACAATCTCGAGCTTGACCCGTAGATGTCCATGCTTTCGTCTCTCTTTCATTGTTCAGTCTTTCCGCTGAACGTGGTGGATTGCAGTCAGCTTTCCTTTGAACATATGGCTTTAATGAAGTCTCAGACGAATAAAGTGAAGAATCTAAAAATGGTTTTTGTTTTATCATCTGTTCAAGTATCTCAACGTCCTTGTGTTGTAACTTGGATGGTTTTTTATCTAGAGAACATGATATCTTAACTGATGAATCCGTTTTATGCACAATATCTATGTACAGAGTTTTCTCTACAAAAGGAGTTAAAACATCTACTTCCCTGATATTGTTCTGATCAGACAAGCACTTGAGCTCAGGATTATTTTCTTTCGCGTTCGTGCTAAGCATTGTCATATTATTGTAAGGGTCATTGGCATAAGTTGAATAGGTCCTGCCCTTAACATCGTTCTTATCCTCATGTAGTTGAGTTGTTATGGATCCAACGACAGACTTTTGCTCACTTACATCAGATGTTGACCGCTGTAAAAGATAACAAgaattataattatagtttagtCAAAGTAAATCTAGGCAAGAGAGTTTAGCACAACGTGAGTGGATCAAGCAAAGAAATGAGTGCCAGGTAAAAAAGAATGGAAGTTCATACCTCATTTTCTGTTCCTCTAAAAGAAGTAGTAGAAAAGGATCCAGTTTGTGTTCTACTGACTGGAGAGACGGGTATTCGAGGTCTAGCACTCATTGCAGGTACAGGATTTAGAAGACGAAAAGAACTTCTCAAGCAAAAATGAGGCAACAATCCACAAATATTAGTAGATAAATTTCCACTTTCATAACAGCCATCATCactttcttcctcttcttctttataATCATGAGCTTGGGAATGATAAAGCGTAAAACTAGGTCCGTAGCGCAACTGAGGCTGTCTGTCCCCATTTCTTATATTGTTCGTCTGTCTTCGTTGATCCACGATAGGTGTTTGCTTCTTGCGGACATAGTAAGGTGTTTCTGAAGTCTTGTCTGAAGTCATTGCCTTAGCTGCTGGCAGAAATCGACCCATCATAAAATCCTTAGTCTGCGGATTCGCTGAAGAAGTTCGAGATTGTTTTGCATTCGGCTCATCAAATTCACTTAAGCCACTTACACTACAATTTAGAAAGGATGATTCAGTTCTTGAAAGTGCATCCAAGGCATCCAAATAGGTTTCATCATCATTCTCCGATTTGATCTTTTCCTTATCGTGCATAACCTCTTTTGAGCTGTCAAAACTCTCAATCTTCTTTACATTTTCATCTGAAGAAGTGCAACTCAGCATGGCAGTTTGATATTTTCCTGTTTGATTGTAATCCTGGTTATCTCTTAACTTCCGCCCAGGTGGAAGCTTTGGTGCGGTAAGAGGTTTCTCCGTGAAATGAGTTTGTGGTCTACTCTCATCCTTTGGCCTTCCGGGGGTCTGTTCCCAGAGGAAAGGAACAGCTCCTGGCTTTACGACTAATCCTGAGTTCAGTTCTGATTTGTAATGAGGAGGATGTGTCATAGTGGGAAAGGAATTGTCGAATTTCTTTTTCTCATCTCTCTGGGAAATCATTGCTGGAGAGATTCGTCTTACTGACAGAAGAGGTTGATTAAACTTCAATTGCTTGCCCTCCATGATATGATTTGACACCGCCTTATTTCTGCACATTCAACAATCAAATTGTGAAAATCTCTTCAATGTATTACAACAACAAAACGATAATGTAACAGGGGCCAGCTGACCGATGATGTTACACCAGTGCCTTCATTTTTAACTATATATGTCCTCATAGAAATGATGTTGCGTACACTCAAAGCTTAGATAAACTCTATGTAAATAGATACGAATCAAAAAATAACGAAACCACTTCCAAAATCTCGCCACCTCTCGGCCCCTACTTGCTTATTTGCAATTACTATCAACAAAAGTCAGAAACACTTTATTGGAGAACTCTGTGGGGAAACCTTGGCTAAATAGTTCAAAGGGAAACACACTTTAGATTGATACGAGTGTCTTCAATTATGTTGCTGACGACACTCTTCAAATACACCGGAAGTAGTTcatttttggaggatctgaTACAAGGTCTGGCAAaagagtccaagcaacataCGTCGATCTTCAGAACAACTCCACTGGCCAATGACAATAAGATTGAAGAGGAAAGCAGGTGAAGAGAAACATATATTTTACAAGCCTAACTATAAAATCTTGAGGACATCATTCATTCATCAATGCGATTATGACACTTCTCATATTCGTACTATCAAGATCGACTTGATGGCGTGAACCAAGTAGATAAATCTTTTATGGTAAACTCCACCTCAAGATCGACTTGATGGCGTGAACCAAGTAGATAAATCTTTTATGGTAAACTCCACCTCGCCAAACCCCCTACATGATAATTTTGACTCGGACTTCCAACCAAGGTACTCCCTGAAGCGGAGCTAGGATTTTGAGTTCATGGGTTCTAGATTCTTGAAAAGGCAACTTACTAGATTACATATAGAGTTCATAAGTACTGAGAATACAAAGGCCTAGCCAAAATCTACATGACTTTTGGTCCAAGTTCCGAGTTACTTAGAATCAAGTATATGATCCCATTCATGTCCAATTCATTTCAAAACAAGATACTTTTGGCATTTCTTTAACATTATCATACAACTACTTTGACATTACAAATCTTTAACCAGAAACAGACTACATAATTTTCATTTGCAATATCAAGATACTTGATTTGGATATCAATTTAGAATCtaaacttttaacaaaaaataattttgaagtgTTTGTTTCGACTGTTTttttatggagaaaaaaaaagttactatctttttcaagatttcacACTCAGGTttttaagatatttcaaaaagaggtagtattttttttttctaaaaaaaaaaaaaaaaccaaagtTCAAAGCaacaatttatagaaaaacccaacaaatgtttttaaaaaactttgTTGTAACTTTTCCTTTAATAGCTTGATTATTCAGAAGATTGAAACTGGAAGAAAGAATTCTTGaaattcaactaaaaaattaccttatcattttttttatttttttttgtaaaatcttTCAAAAAGAGGATGGTACTAACctttttttgccaaaaaaaaaattacaaaaacttTGTtggaaaaaattgaatcttgaaGAATTCTTGAAATTCAGCTAAATAAGCCtagggaaaaaaaatcaaatatccaATGGAGCAGTAATAAACATATAAATCCAacagaaaattcaaaaaaaaacatacaagaacataaataaaaattaaaactgaTTAAAAAACACAGTGTACCTTTAGAAAATAGATGATCTTGACTTGAAacagttttttttcctttgctGGATGATTGAATTTAAGTGTTtaaaataactataaaaaaaatcagaaaaaaaaaataaaaaatgagataaGAAAGAGAAGCAGAGAGATTATTAaagaataaagttttttttggaTTCTCCAATTGAACAAGTTTTGAGCTTTGCttcaatggaaaaaaaaatccaaatttttttaattttaataaattaatgaagtcTTGTAGTTAGTTAAGAAGAATCAATACGTTTCTTTTGACTAGCGTTTACTTTAGTTAATATGCATTTGTTATTTGCCTCGTGATTAATAGGCTTAAATCACGTGACAATAtttatttgacaaatttattactataataataataataataataatatatttatattatttaagtagaatatatttaagaaataatttttttaggctTTAAGTCATCGATAgccacttaaagttgtccgcaaatttcacttagacacctcttCTTAGGATTGTTCCAATTGAACACCTAGACAACAAAATTTTTTGTCTATTAAACCCTTTTTGCTGACATAACAAAGCGTTTGTAGTACACACAAAGAAAGGAGCGTGAAAGCATAACTTgtcagtaaaaaaaaaaggttttatatcttcttctttgAGAAAGCTCATCACCATTTTTCCATGGCAAGCTGCAACCATCACCGCTCATAATTCTGCAACCATCACCACTCATAAttctttctccttctttttcGATTTTCAGCATTCTCTTTCTCCAATACACCAGTTTATTAAATCGGTTGCTATCATCCACAAGTCTATCATTGTCAAACAACCTTAGCCTTTCAAACAACCAACTACACATTCAAATTACCCACCGTAAGTTTTTCAACCATAAAAAATGTTATCTCTGCTGCCATCAAAAGCATCTAACCTTGTTCATCTATTTTGTCAATTTAAACccaaacataaattaaataaaaatcttaaaacaaaagaaaaacaaaaaaaaggaagaagatgaaaCAGAGATTCCTTTCCTTTGAAATGGGATGTTAAGcaaatttcattaaatagagattaaaaaaaattaaaataacgaGCAATTAGTGATAAATCATCTTTTTACTTTACTTTAGTGTTCATTATTTCCGGCAAACTCCATTTTTTGGGGCAAGAATAAtatgaatttgaaattattctttgaaattgttaatttatttaaattttaaaacacaagaagaaaaaagaacatcAATAAATCTAAATGAAGTTTGAGGATAAGAGTAAGATTTAAAAATGGTAGTCTATGGTGTATTTGGGGAAGGTTAtggagaaagagaagaagggTAATggtgattttcttttttcttttatttctaaaaaaaatatataatttttccttattatttttttagttattctaGGTCCAATACCACGtgtctttttttaattagttactATGTCACATCACCAGCAAGTGTATAACACACACTCTCTTATTTCAGCTGATTGTCTATAAAGTGTTTGATAGGTAAATCTTTTTATTAGTACGGAGGTTCAATTGGAACAAGCCTAAGAAGAGGTGTTTAAGTGAAATTTGCGGATAACTTTAAGTGGCTATCGATGACTTAagccatttttttatttgaaaaacaacatttttatttttatcacgTAAGAGCTAAGAATAAGCGAagtattttttctaaataataagtaaaaactCGTGAGGAGAAAAATATTGACATTGACGTATTTCAAAATAgtacatttttttgttatttgtttatttttgttaatttctaCTCTtcttaattatcaaattatctCGTatttgttaggttgtggagcttGATTTTGTTAGGCACtatttattcttcatttattctctgtaaccaaaaatactctgatttattaatatatatacttcACCGCCGTTAAAGTTAACTCACGGGATGTTAACAcgaaatattggtttctctctttctctctctagattttccatctctttctctctaaagttcttgtattatttattcatcaagtgtgtgtgtcgATTCGATCTTAacagtatttatttttgttattagtgaaatttcaccatAAAACTAAAACTTTAATGAAGTGTCTTTCGATTGAGGGGAAAAATCAATCTATTTACCCCTTATCAATATTATggacttaattatataataaaattttttagtgaaacgttaaattataacttttttaaaaaaatacaaaaaaaaaatcttttttttaatttaaagaggGGGGGGGGATGGGAGGAGAAGGGCCCTCATACTCACAAAAGTCATCCTAGCTagtcatatttaaatttttgtgagTCGCCAACTTGGTCCATTTAATCATTGATGTATTAgtaattattactaatattaatCATAAATGTGTTATTCTTAGAGTTTTTTGACACTTCATATCATTCTACATGGTTTTGTATAATAAGTACACTTTTTGCCAAATAAAAAGGTCAACTTTTAATTCATTCACAAACCTCTTTATAATCATTATTCGTTATAacgatattatattataataatttgattttttaaaaaaaaattcttatattgTAGATTAtgctttttaataatttattatttttaaaaataaaattttattttttatttgttactcttgatatatcaagaaaatattttatttaaataattacttatatcttaaattattatttaagatCTAActaaatatcaattaataaagataatattattaaataattatattaattaatatatttttaatgaatgtgTCAAATCCAAATGAATACTACATCATCTACCTACATAGTTTTATGTAATAATTAACGAgactaaatttaaaattataagtatAAAAAAGTAGGAATATTGTCGGTGATTAAGGCATATGATTAgccttaaaaaaaattggattttaTTCAATCTTTTTGTTTTATGGTAGAAAATATGGTTTGAATATACGTTAAATAATTTTGCTCATATGTAATAGTTTACGAATCAAATAAAAGCTATAATTAGTCCATGTAAATTAATGTGATGActcaactttaaaaatatagagaaaaaaaagaactgaTAAGAATATCACATGTTATAACAATATCTCAACGACTCTTATAGATTACaaataaggttttttttttgaaaataagttactaattctaattttaaaaaatattagaaattataattttactgTAATATATTACAACCCACCttctaacataaataatttaatgattttctataaatttattCTGATTctagcaaatattcaaaaatcacaACCCAATGATTTAGCAAATTTCTGATTTTATACTAATATGCCCCTTTGTTTTTAAATTACTCAGAAATCGCTTCTTTCTCGAAAGGACGAGGCTTAATCACTAcgacaaaaataacttttagcggcaatagataaacacattaataaaaagtgttaaaaaatttaccaatatcagttaagtgtcattagattcAGTGTCTCTAAAGCCTTTAGGaatatatacaaagagtgttaattgtcgctaaaaatacatatttagtgacaattgctaattaattactgctaaaattcatatttgatatagcgaataaaacattttaatttttttaaatagatatTTCAAATTAGAAAAGTACTTTTAACTTTTCTCAAAAGATCAAACATGCTAAATGATTTTAATAGCTttggtttcaaattttaactttgatctcaaactttcataatgcataaacaagcattttaactatccaacttttataaacacatgagtcctacatgacacaatacacgtaggacaaaaatgacatgtaggacatgtgtgtctatttgttcaattttatacaagtttaagcaTCTACTTATGCACACCCAAAATTGAAGAGCATAAATGTAATTCGAAGTCAAGTTAAagagcatatttatgtattatgcctattaAATTATTAGGACCTCAAAAAAGGTATGAACACtaaatgaaaaattagaaaaaatgaataattttataaaatatgatagCTTTCGAAAGTAATacattaattaatgttttgaaagttttttttcaaTGTCATTTTAATGAAAACGAAAAGGATCAGAAGTCACCAAAGAATTGACAGGTcaagaaaatagaagaaaatgacTTGTGGGATAAAAAAGACATGGAACTGTATTGCCTTATAATCACACTAAATTAATACTCAATAAATAGATAATTTcattaagataatatttttttcgatcTCAATTTAGACTAACAGAAAAAATTATTCTACTTGATTTGATAAAagaataagataatatattttcagaagACTCCTATATAAATTATGGCATcgttaatattatatattaaataatgttaTACAAGTACAAAGATATTTAAGACAAGTTAGTGAAAGTGTGATTATTGTGTCTTGTATTTTGTTAAACTCTAAATCTAGTTGAAGTTCatttctaagtttttttttatttcattcaaaagTTTTAGTGTTGTCTTCATAAGTGTTTCCTTACGTGTAATTAGTTCCAAATGTATTGAATTATCTTCAACTTTATCATTAGTATTTTTTTGAATGATATCCATAATTTATTCTAAGCTCTTAATCGCTGAATATGTAACACTTTCGCGAAGGTAATCTAATAGGCCGTTGACGTCCATTTTATTGAGGCAACCGAGATTATTAATCATGATCTCAAGTTCGCGAATGATATTTTCACGAGTGGGTTAATTCAAATTATGAGATTTCATCCTCTAAACAAATTTTGTAGTGTCGAAATAGTTTGCTATCATCTTTTGCTGAACATTTGTCGTCTGAGTCGGAATCGCAAACTCGATaacattcaaaaaatttaatacagGGAGCCCgaattttcaataaaggggTTCAAAATTTGTAGAAATAGGCATATGAAATAGCCGAAATgggttcaacatctactatatacatataaaattattttaattatgtataaataatataattttccgcCAAAGAAGATTCGAATGAACCCCTTTCATAGAAGGTAGTTTTGCCCCTGCTTTAAATACCTTACGATAAAATTTCTTACAATATTACATATTGTAAACTCTTATTATCCTAGTATTATAAGATTGAATCTCAAaacactttttaaattaataaatattaacttATAGATTAAAC
Proteins encoded in this window:
- the LOC101253258 gene encoding uncharacterized protein, with product MEGKQLKFNQPLLSVRRISPAMISQRDEKKKFDNSFPTMTHPPHYKSELNSGLVVKPGAVPFLWEQTPGRPKDESRPQTHFTEKPLTAPKLPPGRKLRDNQDYNQTGKYQTAMLSCTSSDENVKKIESFDSSKEVMHDKEKIKSENDDETYLDALDALSRTESSFLNCSVSGLSEFDEPNAKQSRTSSANPQTKDFMMGRFLPAAKAMTSDKTSETPYYVRKKQTPIVDQRRQTNNIRNGDRQPQLRYGPSFTLYHSQAHDYKEEEEESDDGCYESGNLSTNICGLLPHFCLRSSFRLLNPVPAMSARPRIPVSPVSRTQTGSFSTTSFRGTENERSTSDVSEQKSVVGSITTQLHEDKNDVKGRTYSTYANDPYNNMTMLSTNAKENNPELKCLSDQNNIREVDVLTPFVEKTLYIDIVHKTDSSVKISCSLDKKPSKLQHKDVEILEQMIKQKPFLDSSLYSSETSLKPYVQRKADCNPPRSAERLNNERETKAWTSTGQARDCYQDTTTLAKSDSDGVEKNRKPIPRREKLEDSCKVHPEFLAPPPLPKSPSDSWLCRTLPSLSTKNASSRAYIGTGLNPNNQSSKPLPSDSKWGTIVKMTKKQQHL